The Oculatellaceae cyanobacterium genome contains a region encoding:
- the rpsP gene encoding 30S ribosomal protein S16, whose protein sequence is MVKLRLKRFGKKREASYRLVAMNSDTRRDGRPLEELGFYNPRTDEVRLNVEAIVKRLQEGAQPTETVRSILRKANVLEQVRA, encoded by the coding sequence ATGGTCAAACTAAGATTAAAGCGATTTGGTAAGAAACGGGAAGCCAGCTATCGGCTGGTAGCAATGAACAGCGATACCCGCCGTGATGGGCGACCTCTTGAAGAACTGGGTTTTTACAACCCCAGAACAGATGAAGTTCGGTTGAATGTCGAAGCAATTGTGAAACGACTCCAAGAAGGCGCTCAACCAACCGAAACGGTACGCAGCATTCTTAGAAAAGCCAATGTCCTTGAACAAGTCCGTGCCTGA
- a CDS encoding KH domain-containing protein has protein sequence MPERSAIYSQPSNHQPNYSELVRFLLLPFLDAPDSLSLDCEMLNGQSRVWIRLAFEAADKGRAFGRGGRNIQAVRTVIEAAAKAVGQSVHLDIYGSNAGAAERDSSEIDSESKPTPRISPPRPSSAPKPAIKSRPQ, from the coding sequence GTGCCTGAGCGATCAGCTATTTATTCCCAACCGTCAAACCATCAGCCAAACTACTCTGAATTGGTGCGATTTTTGCTCTTGCCATTTTTAGATGCCCCGGATTCACTCAGCTTAGACTGTGAAATGTTAAATGGACAGTCGCGGGTGTGGATTCGGCTGGCTTTTGAGGCAGCAGATAAGGGACGTGCGTTTGGTCGTGGTGGGCGTAACATTCAAGCAGTGAGGACGGTGATTGAAGCCGCAGCTAAAGCTGTAGGTCAATCTGTCCATTTGGATATATATGGTAGCAATGCTGGTGCAGCAGAGCGGGATAGCAGCGAGATTGACTCTGAGAGTAAACCTACTCCGAGAATATCTCCACCTCGCCCTTCATCTGCACCCAAACCTGCTATTAAATCGCGCCCTCAATAA
- a CDS encoding class I SAM-dependent methyltransferase: MTTAVNVEKARPVTPLGILTEHLETAVRMLDKQSGVSAEVTTHLHKALQLAAGLDPYLEECTTTESEGLSAIAQKTSQEAWSKRFSDGETVRQLEQEMLSGHIEGQTLKMFVYMTRAEKVLDIGMFTGYSALAMAEALPENGRLVACEVDQYVAEFAQDLFNRCEHGAKIQIELAPALATLDKLAEQGESFDLVFIDADKKEYVQYFQRLLDSNLLAPQGFICVDNTLLQGQVYLPKEQRSQNGDAIAQFNQVVADDPRVEQVLLPLRDGLTIIRRI, encoded by the coding sequence ATGACCACTGCTGTAAATGTAGAAAAGGCGCGTCCGGTTACGCCGTTAGGTATTCTAACTGAACATTTGGAAACCGCAGTACGGATGCTGGATAAACAGTCTGGTGTGTCTGCTGAAGTTACTACGCATTTACATAAAGCGTTGCAATTAGCAGCAGGTTTAGATCCGTATCTGGAAGAATGCACAACTACTGAGTCAGAGGGTTTGAGTGCGATCGCTCAAAAAACCAGTCAAGAAGCTTGGAGTAAGCGCTTTTCTGACGGTGAAACAGTGCGTCAATTAGAGCAAGAAATGCTCTCAGGACATATAGAAGGACAAACTTTAAAGATGTTTGTCTACATGACTCGCGCTGAAAAAGTGTTGGATATTGGGATGTTTACCGGATATTCAGCTTTGGCGATGGCGGAAGCTTTACCGGAAAATGGGCGGTTAGTTGCTTGCGAAGTCGATCAATATGTCGCTGAGTTTGCTCAAGATTTGTTTAATCGTTGTGAGCATGGAGCTAAAATTCAAATAGAATTAGCTCCTGCTTTGGCAACGTTGGATAAATTAGCAGAGCAAGGTGAATCTTTTGACTTAGTATTTATTGACGCAGATAAGAAAGAGTATGTGCAGTATTTTCAAAGACTGCTGGACTCTAATTTGTTAGCACCGCAAGGGTTTATCTGTGTGGATAATACTTTGCTTCAAGGGCAAGTATATCTGCCGAAAGAGCAAAGAAGTCAGAACGGGGATGCGATCGCGCAGTTTAACCAAGTAGTTGCTGATGATCCGCGTGTTGAACAGGTGTTGTTACCATTACGCGATGGGTTGACCATTATTAGGCGCATCTAG
- a CDS encoding adenylate/guanylate cyclase domain-containing protein encodes MTAASSKLSDTIHNGTTIDINVVSEVENQGVEPNTARGGALATSKGSFSAFLAPLTQDSFKRVVSDVETKLSVVNQTLSMLLDSQGFDAILSDMLNAITLKTGELLAADRTTIFLLDEEKNQLWSILAAGESGRSLELRIPADKGIAGEVATLKKVVNIPFDFYNDPRSLFAQKKDQETGYRTYTMLCLPLLNDGGDLVAVVQLLNKLKCPIEQGKPLAEKIDFNGFTTEDETVFAEFAPSIRLILESSRSFYMATQQQRAASALMKATRSLSQSSLDLEETLRKVMDEAKQLMNADRGTLWLLDRESHELWTKIPIAGALRELRIPFGAGFAGRVAANGERVIIPFDLYEHSGSETSKQTDQKTGYRTCSLLCMPVFNADNELIGVTQLINKRKSGEFPPYDPNDWPNPPECWKASFNQSDEAFMESFNIQAGIAIQNAKLFATVKQQEQMQRDILRSLSNAVFSTDKAGNIIAANESAKKLLGFSDEERIEGKSICELIKIKEGDFAKYFNAALEAKDEKNRQQYYPDQTLISDGVQEHSVHLSINSIADASDPTNVYGALVVMDDISDEKRLKSTMYRYMTQELAEQLLQSGDAKLGGDRKEVSVLFSDIRSYTTITESMPAEDVVLMLNEYFESMVDAVFKHKGTLDKYIGDAIMAVFGSPLPLEDHAWMAVCTAIDMRHRLIDFNTKRTEGNQAIIKIGIGINSDTVISGNIGSSKRMEFTAIGDGVNLGSRLEGASKQYGCDIVISESTYTPCSDRVWARELDFIKVKGKDQPVRIYELVGLRSEPILPEKEEIIELYHKGREYYLKRKFTRAMGEFGTILEDFDKNDKAATLYLKRCQHFLQEPPPDDWDGVWTLTEK; translated from the coding sequence ATGACAGCCGCATCTTCCAAACTGTCCGATACAATCCACAATGGCACCACAATTGATATTAATGTGGTTTCTGAAGTTGAAAACCAGGGTGTAGAGCCAAATACGGCTCGTGGGGGTGCATTAGCTACGAGCAAGGGCAGCTTTTCAGCATTTCTCGCTCCCCTTACTCAAGATAGTTTTAAAAGAGTTGTCAGCGATGTAGAAACTAAGCTCAGTGTTGTTAATCAAACTCTATCAATGCTGCTTGACAGCCAGGGTTTTGATGCAATTCTGTCTGATATGTTAAATGCTATTACCTTAAAGACAGGGGAGTTATTAGCAGCCGATCGCACAACCATTTTTTTATTAGATGAAGAAAAAAATCAACTCTGGTCAATTCTAGCGGCAGGTGAGAGTGGGCGTTCTTTAGAATTGCGAATACCTGCGGATAAAGGAATTGCTGGTGAAGTAGCCACATTAAAAAAAGTTGTTAATATTCCGTTTGATTTTTATAATGATCCGCGATCGCTCTTTGCCCAGAAAAAAGATCAGGAAACTGGATACCGTACTTATACAATGCTTTGCTTACCCCTATTGAATGACGGGGGGGATTTAGTCGCAGTTGTACAATTACTTAATAAATTAAAGTGTCCCATTGAGCAGGGAAAACCCTTAGCTGAAAAAATTGACTTTAACGGGTTTACAACAGAAGACGAAACAGTTTTTGCAGAGTTTGCTCCTTCAATTAGATTAATACTAGAAAGCTCCCGCTCATTTTACATGGCGACGCAACAACAGCGGGCAGCTTCGGCATTAATGAAGGCAACGCGATCGCTAAGTCAAAGCAGTTTAGACTTAGAAGAAACCTTAAGGAAGGTAATGGATGAAGCCAAACAGTTAATGAATGCAGATCGCGGCACGCTTTGGCTTTTGGATCGAGAATCTCACGAGTTGTGGACAAAAATACCGATAGCTGGTGCTTTACGAGAACTGCGGATTCCTTTTGGTGCAGGGTTTGCAGGTAGAGTTGCTGCTAATGGTGAGCGAGTAATTATTCCTTTTGATTTATACGAACATTCAGGTTCAGAAACTTCTAAGCAAACAGATCAAAAGACGGGCTATCGCACTTGTAGCTTATTGTGTATGCCAGTGTTTAACGCTGATAACGAGTTAATTGGTGTTACACAATTAATTAATAAAAGGAAATCAGGTGAGTTTCCACCTTATGATCCCAATGATTGGCCAAATCCTCCCGAATGCTGGAAGGCGAGTTTTAATCAAAGCGATGAAGCCTTCATGGAATCATTTAATATTCAAGCTGGCATTGCTATCCAAAATGCCAAGTTGTTTGCTACGGTAAAACAACAAGAACAAATGCAGCGAGATATTCTCCGCAGCTTATCAAATGCGGTATTTTCAACAGATAAAGCAGGTAATATTATTGCTGCTAATGAAAGTGCTAAAAAACTTTTAGGATTTAGCGACGAAGAACGCATAGAAGGTAAATCAATTTGTGAGTTAATCAAGATTAAAGAAGGGGATTTTGCTAAATACTTCAATGCAGCTTTAGAAGCAAAAGACGAAAAGAACCGCCAACAATACTATCCCGATCAAACGTTAATTTCTGATGGGGTTCAAGAACATAGCGTTCACCTATCTATTAATTCAATTGCAGATGCTAGCGATCCTACTAATGTTTATGGGGCGTTAGTAGTGATGGATGATATCAGCGATGAGAAACGCCTTAAGAGTACAATGTATCGCTACATGACTCAGGAATTAGCTGAACAGCTACTCCAAAGTGGCGATGCTAAATTAGGAGGCGATCGCAAAGAAGTTTCTGTCTTGTTCTCAGATATTCGCAGTTACACCACCATAACTGAAAGTATGCCTGCTGAAGATGTAGTGCTAATGCTCAACGAATATTTTGAGTCAATGGTAGACGCGGTATTTAAGCATAAAGGCACGCTAGATAAATATATTGGCGACGCAATTATGGCAGTATTTGGTTCACCTCTACCTCTAGAAGATCATGCTTGGATGGCTGTTTGTACAGCTATTGATATGCGCCATCGTTTAATAGACTTTAATACTAAACGCACAGAAGGTAATCAGGCAATCATCAAAATTGGTATTGGTATTAACTCTGATACTGTAATTAGTGGCAATATTGGCTCTAGTAAACGTATGGAGTTTACTGCCATTGGTGATGGCGTAAATCTTGGTTCTCGTTTAGAAGGCGCGAGTAAGCAATATGGCTGCGATATAGTAATTAGCGAAAGTACTTATACTCCCTGTAGCGATCGCGTTTGGGCTAGGGAATTAGACTTTATTAAAGTTAAGGGTAAAGATCAACCAGTCAGGATTTATGAATTGGTTGGTTTGCGTTCCGAACCCATTTTGCCAGAGAAAGAAGAAATTATTGAGCTTTATCATAAAGGGCGTGAGTATTACCTCAAGCGGAAATTTACCCGCGCTATGGGTGAATTTGGCACGATTTTGGAAGATTTTGATAAAAACGATAAAGCAGCAACCTTATACCTCAAGCGTTGTCAGCATTTTCTTCAAGAACCACCACCTGATGATTGGGATGGAGTTTGGACGCTGACGGAGAAATAA
- a CDS encoding ATP-grasp domain-containing protein: MAQAQSITAKVVAVLQNLGTLLLLAIAFPFNLTVVLAALVLNFLNKKPVVVNPNSKNIMLTGGKMTKALQLARSFHAAGHRVVLVESHKYWLVGHRFSNAVDRFYTIPAPHKDPEDYIQALLNIAKQENIDVYVPVCSPVQSYYDSLAKPVLSGCCEVFHFDADVTQMLDDKFAFAETARSLGLSVPKSFKITHPEQVINFDFSNEIRKYILKSIPYDSVRRLNLTKLPCDTPEETAAFVKSLPISEERPWVMQEFIPGKEYCTHSTVRDGELRLHCCCESSAFQVNYENVDQPEILQWISHFVKELKLTGQASFDFIQGDDGNIYAIECNPRTHSAITMFYNHPGVADAYLGKEQLPEPLQPLANSKPTYWTYHEIWRLTGIRSLKQLQNWIRTIVRGKDAILEINDPLPFLMVHHWQIPLLIFDNLRRLQGWVKIDFNIGKIVQLGGD; the protein is encoded by the coding sequence ATGGCACAAGCACAAAGCATAACAGCAAAGGTTGTAGCAGTTTTACAAAACCTTGGGACTCTGTTGTTATTAGCGATCGCATTCCCTTTTAATCTCACTGTAGTATTAGCGGCGCTGGTGTTGAATTTTCTTAATAAGAAGCCAGTAGTAGTAAATCCCAATTCTAAAAATATTATGCTGACTGGCGGGAAGATGACGAAAGCGTTACAACTGGCGCGATCGTTTCATGCTGCTGGACATCGAGTTGTTTTAGTTGAAAGTCATAAATATTGGTTAGTTGGTCATCGTTTTTCTAACGCGGTTGATCGCTTCTATACAATCCCCGCACCACATAAAGATCCAGAAGATTATATTCAAGCTTTACTAAATATTGCTAAACAAGAAAATATTGATGTTTACGTTCCCGTTTGTAGTCCTGTTCAAAGTTATTACGACTCCTTAGCAAAGCCAGTATTATCCGGTTGTTGTGAAGTGTTTCACTTCGATGCAGATGTCACACAAATGCTAGATGATAAATTTGCCTTTGCAGAGACAGCGAGATCTTTAGGTTTATCAGTTCCGAAATCTTTTAAAATTACTCATCCCGAACAAGTAATCAATTTCGACTTTTCTAACGAAATCCGCAAATATATACTTAAAAGTATTCCTTACGATTCAGTGCGCCGCTTAAACCTGACTAAGTTACCTTGCGACACACCAGAAGAAACCGCAGCATTTGTAAAAAGTTTACCTATTAGTGAGGAAAGACCTTGGGTAATGCAAGAGTTTATCCCAGGTAAAGAATACTGCACTCATAGTACAGTCCGCGACGGTGAATTAAGATTACATTGCTGCTGTGAATCATCGGCATTTCAAGTTAATTATGAAAATGTAGATCAACCAGAAATTTTGCAATGGATCAGTCATTTTGTTAAAGAATTAAAACTAACTGGACAAGCTTCTTTTGACTTTATCCAAGGAGACGACGGAAATATTTACGCCATTGAGTGTAACCCTCGCACCCACTCAGCAATTACCATGTTTTATAACCATCCAGGCGTAGCAGATGCTTATTTAGGTAAAGAACAATTGCCAGAACCTTTACAACCACTTGCTAATAGTAAACCGACTTATTGGACATACCACGAAATTTGGCGACTAACTGGAATTAGATCGTTGAAGCAATTGCAAAATTGGATCAGAACTATTGTGCGCGGAAAAGATGCAATTTTGGAAATTAACGATCCGTTACCATTTTTGATGGTACATCACTGGCAAATTCCTTTACTTATTTTTGATAATTTACGCCGATTACAAGGTTGGGTAAAAATAGATTTTAATATTGGGAAAATTGTACAGTTAGGGGGTGACTGA
- the ffh gene encoding signal recognition particle protein — MFDALAESLEDAWKKLRGQDKIRESNIQEALREVRRALLGADVNLQVVKDFVAEVETKALGADVIAGVRPDQQFIKIVYDQLVEVMGETNVPLAKAETSPTVVLMAGLQGTGKTTATAKLALHLQKLERRALLVATDVYRPAAIDQLVTLGQQIDVPVFEMGTNTDPVEIARQGVEKAREIGVDTVIIDTAGRLQIDENMMGELARIKETVQPHETLLVVDAMTGQEAANLTRTFHEQIGITGAILTKLDGDTRGGAALSVRRISGQPIKFVGVGEKVEALQPFYPDRMASRILGMGDVLTLVEKAQEEIDLVDAAKMQEKMMSAKFDFTDFLKQMRLLKNMGSLGGMLKMIPGMGKISDDQLRQGETQLKRAESMINSMTKQERGNPDLLSSSPSRRRRVARGSGYGESDVSKLVSDFTKMRSLMQQMSQGAMPSMPGMPGLFGGMGGGNQMRQPGWRGHQSGAGKQKKKKDKKKKGFGTL; from the coding sequence ATGTTTGACGCACTAGCTGAAAGTTTAGAAGATGCTTGGAAAAAACTGCGGGGTCAGGACAAAATCCGCGAGTCAAATATCCAAGAAGCCCTGCGGGAAGTCCGCCGCGCCTTATTAGGGGCAGATGTAAATCTTCAAGTAGTTAAAGACTTTGTTGCCGAAGTTGAAACTAAGGCACTGGGAGCAGATGTAATTGCTGGTGTGCGACCTGACCAGCAGTTTATCAAAATTGTTTACGATCAACTGGTCGAGGTGATGGGGGAAACAAACGTTCCCCTAGCAAAAGCAGAAACATCGCCCACAGTTGTGTTAATGGCGGGGTTGCAGGGTACTGGTAAAACCACAGCGACCGCAAAACTAGCTTTACATCTGCAAAAACTAGAACGCCGTGCACTTTTGGTAGCGACAGACGTATATCGACCAGCAGCAATTGACCAGCTAGTAACATTAGGTCAACAAATTGATGTACCTGTGTTTGAAATGGGTACAAACACTGACCCCGTAGAAATTGCGCGTCAAGGGGTTGAAAAAGCTAGGGAAATTGGTGTTGATACCGTCATTATCGACACTGCTGGTCGTTTGCAAATTGATGAAAATATGATGGGGGAGTTAGCCCGCATCAAAGAAACCGTTCAACCACACGAAACGTTGCTAGTCGTGGATGCGATGACGGGTCAAGAGGCGGCAAATCTTACCCGCACGTTCCACGAACAAATAGGTATTACTGGAGCTATCCTCACTAAGTTGGATGGGGATACTCGTGGTGGTGCGGCGCTTTCAGTTAGACGGATTTCTGGTCAGCCGATTAAGTTTGTAGGCGTGGGTGAAAAGGTAGAGGCGTTACAGCCTTTCTATCCTGACCGGATGGCATCTAGAATCCTGGGAATGGGAGATGTTCTCACTTTAGTAGAGAAAGCCCAAGAGGAAATAGATCTTGTAGACGCAGCAAAAATGCAGGAGAAAATGATGTCTGCGAAGTTTGACTTCACAGATTTTCTCAAGCAGATGCGGTTGCTGAAGAATATGGGCTCACTTGGGGGAATGCTCAAGATGATTCCAGGGATGGGCAAAATATCTGACGATCAATTGCGTCAAGGCGAAACTCAGCTTAAGCGTGCTGAGTCGATGATTAATTCAATGACGAAGCAAGAGCGCGGTAATCCTGATTTATTGTCGAGTTCTCCCAGCCGTCGGCGTAGAGTGGCGCGGGGTTCTGGTTATGGAGAATCCGATGTCAGTAAACTGGTGAGTGATTTTACCAAGATGCGATCGCTTATGCAGCAAATGAGCCAAGGCGCTATGCCATCAATGCCTGGAATGCCTGGATTATTCGGTGGCATGGGGGGCGGTAACCAGATGAGGCAGCCTGGTTGGCGCGGTCATCAAAGCGGCGCTGGTAAGCAAAAAAAGAAAAAGGACAAAAAAAAGAAAGGCTTTGGGACTTTGTAG
- a CDS encoding PhoH family protein, which produces MTAELTTIELPSIESAIALAGGREENLKILSQHTGAKLALRGQELMISGTPKQIERTTAIVRSLQPFWKEGKRISKVDIRTASYAIDTGRLDDLQAMQHQVLARTRRGEEIRAKTIRQWQYIQAVRTHDLTFCIGPAGTGKTFLAAVLAVQALLNDEYERIILTRPAVEAGEKLGFLPGDLQAKVDPFLRPLYDALNEFIDPEKIPSLMERGVIEVAPLGYMRGRTLSNAFVIVDEAQNTSPAQMKMLLTRLGFRSRMVVTGDLTQTDLPNNQESGLSIAEKILKSVEGIAFCHFSSSDVVRHPLIERIVAAYEHYENK; this is translated from the coding sequence ATGACAGCGGAATTAACAACAATTGAATTGCCAAGTATTGAAAGTGCGATCGCCTTAGCAGGTGGGCGGGAAGAAAACTTAAAAATTCTGTCGCAACATACGGGTGCGAAATTAGCCTTGCGTGGGCAAGAACTAATGATTTCGGGAACGCCTAAACAGATTGAACGTACTACAGCAATAGTGCGATCGCTTCAACCGTTTTGGAAGGAAGGAAAGCGGATCTCGAAAGTAGATATCCGCACGGCTTCCTACGCCATAGATACAGGGCGCTTGGATGATTTGCAAGCGATGCAGCATCAAGTCCTAGCACGCACCCGTCGTGGCGAAGAAATTAGGGCAAAAACCATCCGCCAATGGCAATATATTCAAGCAGTACGCACCCACGATCTAACTTTCTGCATTGGGCCAGCAGGTACCGGAAAGACATTTTTGGCAGCAGTCTTAGCCGTGCAAGCTTTGCTTAATGATGAATATGAAAGAATAATTCTTACTAGACCAGCAGTAGAAGCGGGGGAAAAACTGGGATTTTTACCAGGAGATCTGCAAGCTAAAGTCGATCCGTTTCTGCGTCCTCTTTACGATGCCTTAAATGAATTTATCGATCCCGAAAAAATTCCTAGCTTGATGGAACGTGGAGTAATAGAAGTAGCTCCACTAGGTTATATGCGAGGTCGTACCCTTAGCAACGCCTTTGTGATCGTAGATGAAGCCCAAAATACCTCACCTGCCCAGATGAAAATGTTGTTAACTCGTTTGGGTTTTCGTTCTCGGATGGTGGTGACTGGCGATCTTACCCAGACAGATTTGCCAAATAATCAAGAATCGGGTTTATCTATTGCCGAAAAAATTCTGAAATCTGTAGAAGGAATCGCTTTCTGCCACTTCTCTAGTAGTGATGTCGTTCGTCATCCACTAATAGAAAGAATTGTAGCTGCTTACGAGCATTATGAGAATAAATAG
- a CDS encoding sedoheptulose 7-phosphate cyclase — MSQVQAKFEASETAFHVEGYEKIDFSLVYVNGAFDIKNTELADSYKNFGRCLAVVDANVNQFYGQQIQEYFTHYNIDLTIFPVAITEPEKTLETFEKIIDAFCEFKLVRKEPVLLVGGGLLTDVGGFACAAYRRKSNYIRVPTTLIGLIDAGVAIKVAVNHGKLKNRLGAYHAPKKVILDFSFLRTLPTAHVRNGMAELVKIAVVSNKEVFELLYEYGDELLRTHFGYIDATPEIQEVAHRVTYEAIKTMLELETPNLHELDLDRVIAYGHTWSPTLELTPEVPLLHGHAVNIDMALSATIAEKRGYISAEDRDRILGVMNRIGLALDHPLLDGELLWNATESISLTRDGLQRAAMPKPIGSCFFANDLTPEELNAVLSEHKQLCAAYPDSGAGVDAYVNSVEQNVAVEIATKEEKNLAGDLSKEVQSLEALVGNVKDNLVGSGN; from the coding sequence ATGAGTCAAGTTCAAGCTAAGTTTGAAGCAAGTGAAACTGCATTTCATGTAGAAGGTTACGAAAAAATTGATTTTAGTCTCGTTTATGTTAACGGGGCGTTTGATATTAAAAATACAGAGTTAGCAGACAGTTACAAAAACTTTGGGCGTTGTCTTGCTGTTGTAGATGCGAATGTAAATCAGTTCTACGGACAGCAAATTCAGGAATATTTCACGCACTACAATATTGATTTAACAATATTTCCAGTAGCTATTACTGAACCTGAGAAAACTCTGGAGACGTTTGAGAAAATTATTGATGCTTTTTGCGAATTTAAGTTAGTTCGTAAAGAGCCTGTATTATTGGTTGGTGGCGGGTTGCTGACAGATGTGGGCGGTTTTGCTTGCGCGGCTTATCGTCGTAAGAGTAACTATATCCGTGTTCCTACCACACTAATTGGTTTGATTGATGCGGGTGTGGCGATTAAAGTTGCTGTAAATCATGGCAAGTTAAAAAATCGTTTGGGTGCTTATCATGCGCCAAAGAAAGTAATTCTTGATTTTTCTTTTTTGCGGACACTTCCCACTGCTCATGTGCGGAATGGGATGGCTGAGTTGGTGAAGATTGCAGTTGTCTCAAATAAGGAAGTATTTGAGTTGCTGTATGAGTATGGGGACGAGTTACTGCGTACTCACTTTGGCTATATTGATGCTACTCCAGAAATTCAAGAAGTAGCACATCGCGTTACTTATGAAGCAATTAAAACCATGCTGGAGTTAGAAACTCCTAATTTGCATGAGTTGGATTTGGATCGGGTAATTGCTTATGGTCATACTTGGAGTCCGACACTAGAATTGACTCCCGAAGTGCCATTATTACACGGTCATGCTGTGAATATTGATATGGCATTGTCGGCGACAATTGCTGAGAAGCGTGGTTATATTTCTGCGGAAGATCGCGATCGCATTCTCGGTGTAATGAACCGCATTGGTTTAGCACTGGATCATCCTTTGCTAGATGGTGAGTTGTTGTGGAATGCTACCGAGTCGATCAGTCTAACACGGGACGGTTTGCAACGTGCAGCAATGCCTAAACCTATTGGTAGTTGCTTCTTTGCTAATGATTTAACTCCTGAAGAATTAAACGCAGTTTTAAGTGAGCATAAACAACTGTGTGCAGCTTACCCTGATAGTGGTGCTGGTGTGGATGCTTATGTAAATAGCGTTGAGCAAAATGTCGCTGTTGAGATTGCAACTAAAGAGGAGAAAAATCTTGCTGGCGATCTCAGTAAAGAAGTGCAAAGTCTAGAAGCTTTAGTTGGCAATGTTAAAGACAATTTAGTTGGGAGTGGTAATTAA